Within the Micropterus dolomieu isolate WLL.071019.BEF.003 ecotype Adirondacks unplaced genomic scaffold, ASM2129224v1 contig_1472, whole genome shotgun sequence genome, the region AATTTTGTAGAATATGCTGGATGGTCCTTCGCCTACCGAGTTCGCTCATCAGCTGGACTTGAAGTCTTTGATGTCCGTTTTAACGGAGAAAGGATTGCTTATGAGATCAGCATCCAAGAAGCTGTTGCCTTCTATGCTGGTGATACTCCCACTGCAATGCAAACAAAGTTCATCGATTCTGGCTGGGCAATGGGCAGCTCAAACTATGAGCTGGCGCCTGGAATCGACTGTCCAGAATTTGCCACCTTTGTTGACCTTTACCACTACTTTGACACGGACAAACCCGTGCAATACAAAAATGCACTCTGTATTTTTGAGATGACAACTGCTATGCCTCTGAGAAGACATTTCAACTCCAACCCTGGGGGGGGATATGACTATTATGGAGGGCTGGAAAACACAGTGCTGGTAATGCGAACAACCTCAACGGTTTACAACTATGATTACATCTGGGACTTCCTCTTCTACCAGAATGGAGTGGTGGAGGTAAAGGCCAGCGCCACTGGATACATTCACGCCACTTTCTTTACACCTAACGGACTTCACTTTGGTACCAAGGTGCATAATTATGTGCTGGGtaacctgcacacacacctcatCCATTACAAAGTGGACCTGGATATTGTTGGTGAGTATTATGGTACAATCATGTAGATTTTATGGCCCATTTTTATGCAGTAACTCTCTATTGACTGTCTATACTTAAAACAGGCAAAATTCAGTTGAGAATCCATCACAGTAAACTATTCTTTGAATACGGCCATATTGGATGAATCTGCACCTCACAATTTATGTCTAGGGTAGAATGTCCTTCATGAATCAAGGTAAAGTAAAGTAAGGGTATAATGGGTCAGACTTTCATGTATAGGAGACCAAAGTTCATGTCTTGTTACAGGCATACAATCAACATTTCCTTTTCTATCAGTtgtaaccacaatcttttccccAGCACTAACCAAATGTTTACGTTGCCTAACCATGCCTTAACTAGAATTTCCCATGCCATAGTTGCAAACCAGTTTTTCAAAAGATATACAAGTTAAATTAAGAGGCAACATAAAATTACCCATAGTTGTTAATATGAGTGTGAATACttgtattgtactgtgtgtcAACTCTGCGTCAGAGCTTGTCCAAAGTGTGCCACGCCTCTCGCCCAATGTTAGCAGCGATTACATTGAGCCCACCTAGCTATAAGATAAATAATAGACTTCTGATACTAAGGTAAATGTCTAGAGTCTCAGACctctaactttaacaaaaacTCTTTCTTTTCACTGTGACACAGGTCGAGAGAACAGCTTTGAGACAGTGGATCTGAAATTTGTCAACTTCACAAATCCCTGGAGCCCGAAGAATTTCATCGTCCAGTCTAAACTCCACAGGACTGAGCACAAGACCGAGCGATCTGCTGCTTTCAGTTTTGGTGAAAAGTTCCCTCGCTATGTGCATTTTAACAACCccaatgagaaaaataaatgggGGCAGCAGAGGGGCTATCGTATTCAGTACAACTCACATGCCGACAGTGTCCTTCCAAGAGGCTGGAGAGAGGAAAATGGCATCAGTTGGTCAAGGTAATCAAATATGCCCCTTATGTGTCTTGAAATTAGGTAGGTTTAACTTgcgtaaaatatttaaaacaaagatgCCATTTTTTATGGTTGCCATCCTTCCACATGTCTTTTATATCATCTTTTTTATAATATCCTCCAAATTCAGTCATATAGGTTTCTTCTGACACATTGGGACCTCCAGTAAAATTTAAGTTATCTGCA harbors:
- the LOC123964276 gene encoding amiloride-sensitive amine oxidase [copper-containing]-like, translated to VEYAGWSFAYRVRSSAGLEVFDVRFNGERIAYEISIQEAVAFYAGDTPTAMQTKFIDSGWAMGSSNYELAPGIDCPEFATFVDLYHYFDTDKPVQYKNALCIFEMTTAMPLRRHFNSNPGGGYDYYGGLENTVLVMRTTSTVYNYDYIWDFLFYQNGVVEVKASATGYIHATFFTPNGLHFGTKVHNYVLGNLHTHLIHYKVDLDIVGRENSFETVDLKFVNFTNPWSPKNFIVQSKLHRTEHKTERSAAFSFGEKFPRYVHFNNPNEKNKWGQQRGYRIQYNSHADSVLPRGWREENGISWSRYPLAVTRHKDSEATSSSIYAQNNPWEPVVSFEDYISNNENIVNQDLVAWVTVGFLHVPHSEDIPNTTTPGNAVGFLLRPFNFFKEDPSVASRSTVIVRPGKDNKLKIQRWTPEVIGHCVTDKPFFYNGTYAEV